The sequence below is a genomic window from Halococcus saccharolyticus DSM 5350.
GACGTCCAGAGCACCGCGTCGAGCAGGTGGCTGCCGGTGTCGTAGAGCATCCCGCCGCCCGAGAGATCGGGGTCAGTCCGCCACGTCTCCGTGAAGTTCGACAGCCAGTTCTGGGTGATCTCCGCGGTGATCCATCGCGGTTCGCTCTCCTGAAACCGTTCGCGCGCCGCCACGAACGCCGGGTTGAGGTGGCGCTGGTATCCCACCATCAGCGTCCGGTCGCTCGTCGCGGCGCGGTCGGTGATCTCCTGTGCGCGTTCGAGGTCCGTCGTCAGCGGTTTGTCACAGAACACGTGGAGGTCGTGATCGAACCCCGCCATCACCTGGTCGTAGTGGAGGGTGTGCGGCGTCCCGACGAGGATCGCGTCGAGCGGTTCATCCTCGATCATCGCTCGAAAGTCGTCGTACAGCGATTCCTCGCCGACACCGAACGTGGCCGCGGCTGCGGCGCGCGGTTCGGGGGCGATGTCGGTGATCGCGGTCACGGCCGATTTCGGATGTTGGTGGAACTGCCCGCCGACCGTCGTGCCGATGTAGCCGGTGCCGATGACGCCGACGCGAAGGGTGTCGGGAGTCATGCTTCGACCGCCGCCCACTCGCCGCGGTCGTCGCTGCGCTCGATGGCGTCGAGGACGCGCTGTACCGCAAGACCGTCGGCGAACGAGGGGTGGAACGCTTCTTCCTGATCGATTGCCGACAGGAACTCGTAGTCCTCGTGAACGAAGGTGTGCTCCCAGCCGAGGACGTGGCCCGGCGGCCACCAGTGATCGACGTAGGGGTCGTCGGCGTCGGTCACGAGCATCGTCTCGTAACCCCGGTTGCCGTCGCGGAGCAGTTCGAGTTCGTTGAGACGTTCGAGCGAGAACCGGAGGCTGCCCTCGGTGCCGTGAACCGCGATCGTGTGGTGGTTCTTGTGGCCGTCGGCGACCCGCGAGGCCTCGAAGGTGCCCATCGCGCCGTTCGCGAATTCGGCCTGGGCGGAGTAGGCGTCGTCGACGGTCACCGCGCGCGCGTCCTCGCTCTCCTCGCCTTCCACTGGTCGCTCGTCGACGAACGTCCGGAGGTGGCCGCTGATGCGCTCGATTTCGCCCGCGCGGTCACCGATGAGGAATCGTGCGAGGTCGATCGTGTGTGCGCCAAGGTCGCCGAGCGCACCGCTGCCGGCAAGGTCCTCGTCCATCCGCCAAGACCACGGCTCTTCGTGGTCGACGCCCCAATCCTGGAGATACTTCCCGCGGACCTGGCGGATCGCGCCGATCTCGCCGTCGTCGACCAGGTTTTTCGCGTACTGGATCGCAGGTACGAAGCGGTAGTTGAACGCACACCCGGCGATCGCGTCGCTCGCGTCGGCCGCCGCAGCCATCCGCTCGGCGTCATCGAGGGTCGGTGCGAGCGGTTTCTCGCAGAAGACGGGGACATCGGCTTCGAGTGCGGCGATCGAGGGTTCGGGATGGACGAAGTTCGGCCCGAGGTTGTAGAAGACGTCCACCTCGTCGATTACAGACTCCCAGTCGGTCGCGGTGTTGGAAAAGTCCAGCTGGTCCGCAGCGTCCGCGAGTGCGTCCTCGTCGCGGCCAATGAGGGTGTGACGCTCGATGTCGGGCGCGTCGGGGAAGAACATCGGGAGTCGCGTGAACGCGTTCGAATGAGCCTTGCCCATGAATCGATAGCCGAGAACGCCGATTCGCAATGCCATGTCGGCACCCACACCCGATGTCGCCTTAGTTCTCCGGGTTGGAGCGGGTGTGGCCGAGGGCTCCGCGTCGGAATCGCGTCGGGTTCGACTACTCCGCCCAGTAGGCGTCGCCAGGCGTCGTCTCGAACACCGCCCTGTCGAGCACGTCGACCGCCTTCTCCAGCCCCTCGCGCGAACTCGTGAGCGAGTCCTCGTGTTCGATCGAGAGCGCGCCGTCGTAGCCCACCATCCGCAGGGTGGAGACGACCTCTTTCCAGTGGGATTCGCCGTGACCGTAGCCGACGGTTCGGAAGAGCCACGAGCGGTCTTCCTCCTCGGTGTACGGCGTCGTGTCGAGGTGACCCTTGACCCGCGCATTCGACTCGTAGAGACCGGTGTCCTTCGCGTGGGCGTGGTGGATCGCGTCGCCGAGGTACCGGATCGCCGCAGGAACGTCGATTCCCTGCCAGTAGAGATGCGAGGGATCGAAGTTCGCGCCGATCCGGTCGTTGGTGGCTTCGCGCAGCCGCTCCATTCCTGTCGGCTCGTACACCAACATGTTGGGGTGCATCTCGATCCCGACGTTCACGCCGTGGTCGTCGGCGAAGTCGGCGAGGTCGGTCCAGT
It includes:
- a CDS encoding Gfo/Idh/MocA family protein, translating into MTPDTLRVGVIGTGYIGTTVGGQFHQHPKSAVTAITDIAPEPRAAAAATFGVGEESLYDDFRAMIEDEPLDAILVGTPHTLHYDQVMAGFDHDLHVFCDKPLTTDLERAQEITDRAATSDRTLMVGYQRHLNPAFVAARERFQESEPRWITAEITQNWLSNFTETWRTDPDLSGGGMLYDTGSHLLDAVLWTSGLEPTAVSSRMRFADDEQRVDAEATVLIEFANGATANVSVSGDSPCVREHIHLWDDDGAVYLDGREWEPRTVTEIDAESTEHVPYIDRSDQVNKAEAFITAIDEGRAPPATARDALRVTAVTEAAYEAARSDEWIDVDLE
- a CDS encoding Gfo/Idh/MocA family protein, which gives rise to MALRIGVLGYRFMGKAHSNAFTRLPMFFPDAPDIERHTLIGRDEDALADAADQLDFSNTATDWESVIDEVDVFYNLGPNFVHPEPSIAALEADVPVFCEKPLAPTLDDAERMAAAADASDAIAGCAFNYRFVPAIQYAKNLVDDGEIGAIRQVRGKYLQDWGVDHEEPWSWRMDEDLAGSGALGDLGAHTIDLARFLIGDRAGEIERISGHLRTFVDERPVEGEESEDARAVTVDDAYSAQAEFANGAMGTFEASRVADGHKNHHTIAVHGTEGSLRFSLERLNELELLRDGNRGYETMLVTDADDPYVDHWWPPGHVLGWEHTFVHEDYEFLSAIDQEEAFHPSFADGLAVQRVLDAIERSDDRGEWAAVEA
- a CDS encoding sugar phosphate isomerase/epimerase family protein, yielding MDIGVLTVPFGDQPLDETCEYLAGLGVDTVELGCGGSPGNDHLAREEYLDDEDAQADLHDLLDEHDLRISALATHNNPIHPDDDQAETADEELREAIELAAQLGVDTVTTFSGLPGGGPNDEVPNWITAPWPTEHKEAHDYQWGVAEEYWTDLADFADDHGVNVGIEMHPNMLVYEPTGMERLREATNDRIGANFDPSHLYWQGIDVPAAIRYLGDAIHHAHAKDTGLYESNARVKGHLDTTPYTEEEDRSWLFRTVGYGHGESHWKEVVSTLRMVGYDGALSIEHEDSLTSSREGLEKAVDVLDRAVFETTPGDAYWAE